Proteins from a single region of Amblyomma americanum isolate KBUSLIRL-KWMA chromosome 10, ASM5285725v1, whole genome shotgun sequence:
- the LOC144107932 gene encoding uncharacterized protein LOC144107932, which translates to MEHKPFLWSNDRQKILIDFFKENEFLYNPIHPDYKKRRLRDKKILELCNTLGCSMLECKNKFHNLRTYFFREYNKVLKHNGTCNGNGEETYTSKWDFYEDMKFLNVCYLPRTLEMAAASENNHEPTTDAPSTECNWDVNSILEPDCLIDESAEVLEAEQDSSSVSEHRAPTPPHKRRKQQEEQPATVPAAPTRSSTLDEEHYFGMYVAAALRTFDAVGRDTAKVKIMDLIMHLRHNVDPNHRK; encoded by the exons ATGGAGCACAAACCG TTTCTTTGGAGTAACGACCGGCAGAAAATACTCATCGACTTTTTCAAGGAGAACGAGTTTCTTTACAACCCAATTCACCCAGACTACAAGAAGAGGAGACTTCGAGACAAAAAAATTCTCGAACTGTGCAATACACTTGGATGTTCAA TGCTGGAATGCAAGAACAAGTTTCACAATTTGCGGACCTACTTCTTCCGCGAGTACAACAAGGTCCTCAAGCACAATGGGACGTGCAATGGCAATGGCGAGGAGACGTACACTTCCAAATGGGACTTCTATGAAGACATGAAGTTCCTCAATGTGTGCTATCTTCCACGGACCTTGGAAATGGCAGCCGCAAGCGAGAACAACCACGAACCGACAACAGATGCGCCGAGCACGGAGTGCAACTGGGACGTCAACAGCATTCTCGAGCCAGACTGTCTTATT GACGAGTCTGCAGAGGTGCTGGAGGCTGAGCAGGATAGTTCAAGCGTCTCGGAGCACCGTGCCCCAACGCCCCCGCAcaagcgaagaaaacagcaggAGGAACAGCCTGCAACGGTGCCAGCGGCACCGACGCGGAGCAGCACACTCGATGAGGAGCACTACTTCGGGATGTATGTGGCCGCTGCACTTCGCACGTTCGACGCCGTGGGCCGTGACACGGCCAAAGTCAAGATCATGGACCTGATCATGCATTTACGGCACAACGTCGACCCCAATCACAGGAAGTAG
- the ari-2 gene encoding E3 ubiquitin-protein ligase ari-2 isoform X1 — protein sequence MNLSACRPGSSYQILIRVFFFLCRKMSDAGSDAEVSSGSDLGYDDYYNCPEDGETDQQDKEKLDPEYFEFQCLNIEGVERLLNESVEAICASLSVMPSLAKVLLHTHNWNAEEIIQKYKQNAAQALADARIKPLRSAAVEMQAIRNNPSMQCPICLQNFPGERFRGLACGHYFCPDCWAMHFEIQILQGISTSIECMAQFCNILVPEDFVLSLLSKSVLREKYQQFMFSDYVRSHPELRFCPGPNCSVVIRAKENKSKRVICKNCKTTFCFRCGADYHAPADCDTIKKWITKCADDSETANYISAHTKDCPRCHICIEKNGGCNHMQCYSCKYDFCWMCLGDWRTHGSEYYECSRYKENPNIANESIHAQAREALKKYLFYFERWENHAKSLRLEEMTLSAIKSRINAKVMANEGTWIDWEHLLEAVALLAKCRYTLQYTYPYAYYMEPGPRKELFEYQQATLEAEIENLSWKVERAETTDRGELQNQMDVAEKRRSILLKDFLV from the exons ATGAACCTGAGCGCGTGTCGACCAGGCTCTAGTTACCAAATCCtgatacgtgttttttttttcttgtgtcgtAAG ATGTCGGACGCAGGCTCTGACGCTGAAGTGAGCTCAGGTTCGGACCTTGGCTACGATGACTATTATAATTGCCCGGAGGACGGCGAGACTGACCAGCAGGACAAGGAGAAGCTGGACCCCGAGTACTTTGAATTCCAGTGCCTAAACATAGAGGGTGTTGAGCGGCTACTCAATGAATCTGTCGAGGCTATCTGTGCCAGCCTCAGT GTGATGCCCTCGCTAGCCAAAGTTTTGTTGCACACCCACAACTGGAATGCAGAGGAAATAATCCAAAAGTACAAGCAAAATGCAGCGCAGGCCTTGGCGGATGCTCGGATCAAGCCGCTGCGATCTGCGGCCGTTGAAATGCAG GCAATACGGAACAACCCTTCAATGCAGTGTCCAATCTGCCTTCAGAACTTTCCTGGGGAACGGTTCAGGGGCCTGGCCTGTGGCCACTACTTCTGCCCAGACTGCTGGGCAATGCACTTTGAAATACAGATCCTGCAGGGCATTTCTACAT CCATTGAATGCATGGCGCAGTTCTGCAACATTCTGGTCCCCGAGGACTTTGTCCTCAGTCTGCTGAGCAAGTCTGTGCTGCGTGAAAAGTACCAGCAGTTCATGTTCTCAGACTACGTGCGG AGCCACCCAGAGCTGCGGTTCTGCCCGGGTCCAAACTGTAGCGTCGTCATCCgagccaaagaaaacaaaagcaagcgTGTCATCTGTAAGAACTGCAAGACGACTTTCTG CTTTCGTTGTGGAGCTGACTACCATGCACCAGCAGACTGTGATACGATAAAGAAGTGGATCACGAAGTGCGCCGACGACTCTGAGACTGCCAACTACATTTCTGCTCACACTAAGGAT TGTCCACGGTGCCACATATGTATAGAAAAAAATGGAGGTTGTAACCATATG CAATGTTACAGTTGTAAATATGATTTTTGTTGGATGTGTCTTGGAG ACTGGAGGACACATGGGAGCGAGTACTACGAGTGCAGCCGTTATAAGGAGAACCCCAACATAGCCAACGAATCCATCCATGCACAGGCGAGGGAAGCCCTCAAGAAGTACCTTTTCTACTTTGAAAGG TGGGAGAATCATGCCAAGAGCCTACGGCTGGAGGAGATGACGCTAAGCGCCATCAAGAGCCGGATTAATGCCAAGGTAATGGCAAACGAGGGCACGTGGATAGACTGGGAGCACCTGCTCGAGGCCGTCGCCCTCTTGGCCAAG TGCCGTTATACGCTGCAGTATACCTACCCTTATGCCTATTATATGGAGCCTGGCCCCAGGAAGGAACTG TTTGAGTACCAGCAAGCAACCCTGGAAGCAGAGATAGAGAATCTCTCATGGAAGGTGGAACGCGCCGAGACAACAGACAGAGGG GAGCTCCAAAACCAGATGGACGTCGCCGAGAAAAGGCGTTCGATTCTTCTCAAGGACTTCCTGGTCTAG
- the ari-2 gene encoding E3 ubiquitin-protein ligase ari-2 isoform X2, producing MSDAGSDAEVSSGSDLGYDDYYNCPEDGETDQQDKEKLDPEYFEFQCLNIEGVERLLNESVEAICASLSVMPSLAKVLLHTHNWNAEEIIQKYKQNAAQALADARIKPLRSAAVEMQAIRNNPSMQCPICLQNFPGERFRGLACGHYFCPDCWAMHFEIQILQGISTSIECMAQFCNILVPEDFVLSLLSKSVLREKYQQFMFSDYVRSHPELRFCPGPNCSVVIRAKENKSKRVICKNCKTTFCFRCGADYHAPADCDTIKKWITKCADDSETANYISAHTKDCPRCHICIEKNGGCNHMQCYSCKYDFCWMCLGDWRTHGSEYYECSRYKENPNIANESIHAQAREALKKYLFYFERWENHAKSLRLEEMTLSAIKSRINAKVMANEGTWIDWEHLLEAVALLAKCRYTLQYTYPYAYYMEPGPRKELFEYQQATLEAEIENLSWKVERAETTDRGELQNQMDVAEKRRSILLKDFLV from the exons ATGTCGGACGCAGGCTCTGACGCTGAAGTGAGCTCAGGTTCGGACCTTGGCTACGATGACTATTATAATTGCCCGGAGGACGGCGAGACTGACCAGCAGGACAAGGAGAAGCTGGACCCCGAGTACTTTGAATTCCAGTGCCTAAACATAGAGGGTGTTGAGCGGCTACTCAATGAATCTGTCGAGGCTATCTGTGCCAGCCTCAGT GTGATGCCCTCGCTAGCCAAAGTTTTGTTGCACACCCACAACTGGAATGCAGAGGAAATAATCCAAAAGTACAAGCAAAATGCAGCGCAGGCCTTGGCGGATGCTCGGATCAAGCCGCTGCGATCTGCGGCCGTTGAAATGCAG GCAATACGGAACAACCCTTCAATGCAGTGTCCAATCTGCCTTCAGAACTTTCCTGGGGAACGGTTCAGGGGCCTGGCCTGTGGCCACTACTTCTGCCCAGACTGCTGGGCAATGCACTTTGAAATACAGATCCTGCAGGGCATTTCTACAT CCATTGAATGCATGGCGCAGTTCTGCAACATTCTGGTCCCCGAGGACTTTGTCCTCAGTCTGCTGAGCAAGTCTGTGCTGCGTGAAAAGTACCAGCAGTTCATGTTCTCAGACTACGTGCGG AGCCACCCAGAGCTGCGGTTCTGCCCGGGTCCAAACTGTAGCGTCGTCATCCgagccaaagaaaacaaaagcaagcgTGTCATCTGTAAGAACTGCAAGACGACTTTCTG CTTTCGTTGTGGAGCTGACTACCATGCACCAGCAGACTGTGATACGATAAAGAAGTGGATCACGAAGTGCGCCGACGACTCTGAGACTGCCAACTACATTTCTGCTCACACTAAGGAT TGTCCACGGTGCCACATATGTATAGAAAAAAATGGAGGTTGTAACCATATG CAATGTTACAGTTGTAAATATGATTTTTGTTGGATGTGTCTTGGAG ACTGGAGGACACATGGGAGCGAGTACTACGAGTGCAGCCGTTATAAGGAGAACCCCAACATAGCCAACGAATCCATCCATGCACAGGCGAGGGAAGCCCTCAAGAAGTACCTTTTCTACTTTGAAAGG TGGGAGAATCATGCCAAGAGCCTACGGCTGGAGGAGATGACGCTAAGCGCCATCAAGAGCCGGATTAATGCCAAGGTAATGGCAAACGAGGGCACGTGGATAGACTGGGAGCACCTGCTCGAGGCCGTCGCCCTCTTGGCCAAG TGCCGTTATACGCTGCAGTATACCTACCCTTATGCCTATTATATGGAGCCTGGCCCCAGGAAGGAACTG TTTGAGTACCAGCAAGCAACCCTGGAAGCAGAGATAGAGAATCTCTCATGGAAGGTGGAACGCGCCGAGACAACAGACAGAGGG GAGCTCCAAAACCAGATGGACGTCGCCGAGAAAAGGCGTTCGATTCTTCTCAAGGACTTCCTGGTCTAG